DNA from candidate division WOR-3 bacterium:
CTTCGTTTGGGAAAGTGAAAAATCTCCGCCCCAGGGGGGAGGAATACCCAAAGGTCTTTATATGCCCTTTTTAAACCCCTTTCCCAAAAAGACGGCGTCACCGAAATTCTTCACCTCTTTAATTTTAAGGGGAAAAGAGAGAAGATAGAAGAGGAGAAGACTGAAAACAGCAGGCAGGAAGACTAAAAAAGGGGGAGAAAATTTGAACCTTTGTAAAAAGAGAAAGGTCCGATGGGAGAAGAATCCCAGAAGAAGCGAAAGGAGGAAAATTTTAAAAAAGAAGGGGATGAAGTCTTCTTTGAATAGAGGGCCAATCCGTCGCCGGAGGATGAAATAAAGGAAGGCGGTGTGAAGAAAAGAAACTAATGAGGTCGCTAAAGGGAAAGAGAGATAGCGGAGGATGCGCATCAGATTTAAATTTAAGAAAATATTCAAGGCAACAATGAAGGCGGCGATTAGAGCCGGGGTCTTTGTATTTTTTAAGGAATAAAAGATGGAGGCAAAAGTTCGGACACAAGCCGCGGGAAAAACAGAAAAGGTGTAAAGAAAAAGGGCGCGGGCGGTATAGAGGGTATCAAGATTGGTAAATCGCCCTCGCTCGTAGAGTAATTGGACCACCGGATAGGAAAGGCCGATTAAGATTGCCGAAACCGGTAAGGTAAGAATGGAAGTCAATCTTATCGCCTCATCAATCTTATCTTTTAGTTCTTCGGCACCAACAAAAGAAAATTCCTGTAAGGCAACCGTTCCTACCGCTACTCCAAAAAGGCCAGCGGGAAGGTGCATAATCCGGTAAGCATAATTAAGATAGGTGATTGACTTTTCCTCTAAAAAGGTGATTAAAAAAGTATTGACCGCAAAATTCACTTGGTAACCGGCGAGACCCAAAACCATCGGAAGCCATAAGGAAAAGACCCTTTTAGCCGAACTTTCCTTCAGGTTGAAATACAATTTATACTTAAACCCCTTGCTTTTCAGAGCCGGAATTTGAATAACTAATTGGGCGATGGCACCAAAAAGAACTCCATAGGCCATGGCGTAAATTGGGTCTTTATTCCAAAAACGGAATAGGGAAAAGGTGGCGAGGGGGATAGTTACGGAAACGAGATTAAAACCGACCGGAGCGATTGCTGGAATAAAGAATTTACCGAAGGAGAGGAGAATGCCCATCACCAAGGAGGCGAGAGAGACAAATAGTAAAAAAGGGAGCATAATCCGGGTAAGGTTATTAGTCAATTCTAATTTTCCAGGAACATTCTTATAACCCATCCCTAAGAAATGAACAACCGAAGGGGAAAAGAAGATTAAGAGAAGGACAATCCCCCCGACAAAAATTAAGATGATATTGAAGAGATTGGAGGCGAAACGCCATATTTCATCAGAAGGCTCTTTCTTCTTTAATTTTTCGCAGAAGGTGGGCACAAAACTTGCTGAGAGAGCTGCCTCGGAAAATAGATCGCGGAGAAGATTCGGGATGCGAAAGGCAACCTGGAAGGCATCGGTGGAAGTTGATGCCCCATAGAGATAGGCAAAGACCGATTCTCGTAATAAACCGGTAATTCGGGTAATTAAGGTGCCCAAGGTAAAAATACTCACCTTTCTTATCATCGGGCTTCAGGGATAATACCCCTTTATTATCTTTTTAATCTCTCTTAGATTCTCTCTTACCCTACCCCCCGAAAAGATGGCGGAAACGAAAGCCACCCCCGCCACCCCGGTTTTCAAAACTTGAGGTAAGTTTTTCTGATTGATCCCCCCAATTGCCACAACAGGTAAGGAACTCCTTCTCACAATCATCTTCAACCTTTCCAAACCGATCACCTTGGCCTCGGGTTTGGTCGGTGAAGGAAAAACTGAACCACAACCCACATAATCGCAGCCGCTCCTTTCGGCAAAATTTAAATCTTTAAGATTTCTCACTGTCGCTCCAATAATCTTCTCTGGTAAAATCTCCCGGGCTCTTTCTAAGGGGATATCCTCTTTTCCTAAATGAACCCCGTCCGCTCCGGAGGCTAAGCAGAGGTCAACCCGGTCGTTAATTAAAAAGAGGACTTTCCTTTTTACCTTCTCTATCCCCTTTTTTATCTCCTCCGCTTGCCGGAATAATTCCCAACTGGAAGCGTCCTTTAGGCCGCGGAATTGAATGGCATCAGAAGCGGTAGCCAGAAGAAAACCCAACTCGGATAAGGGAGGGATTTTACTAAAAAAATTCGCCAAACTTCCAAAATCCAAAATTGCATAAACTCGGAGGATGAGCCTCTTCCCCCATCTCTGAATAAACTCCTTCTCTAAGTCGTAAAGGAGAAAACGGATGGCTTTAAAGTCGGGTCGCTTCTCTAAACGGGGAAGTTTAATCCCACTGATTTTAATAAACTCTTCCAAAACCCGAGAGGCTTCTTGCGCCCTTTTGATATTCGCCAGAAAGAGAGCACTAATCTCTTTTCGCTCTGTCCAATCAAACTCCCTCCCCCTTCCCAAGTCCCTTTCCGAAAGGCGGAAAGGGATAACCTCTGGTTCAATTTTTTTCATTAGCGGTAAGAGGAGAGAGCGTATCTTTCTCAAAGAGAAGAGAAGTTTCTGGTCTTCGTAATGGAAGCGAAGTAAATCTTCACATACTTTGAGTCCCTCCCTTAACCGATTGAGATTGACATCAATTATCCGGTAGTTCATTTTCTTTTTATGAGAATTAAAAGAAGTTTTCAACGGCGCTTGGGAAAAGAGTGGGTAACCTTCGCTTTTCCCGTGGTATCGGTAACAATAGTATAAAAACCACCGGTTGGTTCCTTGGGGATGCTATCAATAAATCCGGAGGCGAGTAGTTCCCCTAAGGTCTTTGGATATTTCTTATATTTTCGGTAGTACTGATCCAAGCCCTTTTGGAGGTAATCAATATCCTCTTCCCTTTTGATAAATTTTAACCCCCGGCGGGCAATCTTTTTCATCTCTGGATTTTTGGTTGACTGGTATAAATCCTGGAAGATAATTTTGCCAAACTCCCTTCGGTTTTCCGATTTTCCCCAACTAAAAGCCGCCCAGCGCTGAGAGATGCCCCAAGTCTCGGGCATCTTGCTTGTCAAATAGAAATAGTCTCCCGCTTTTACGTAATCTTTGAGAATCATATAGTAAGTGAAGGCGATATCAAAGGGTAATTCCCACCGCAGGGGATTAAAACGCATCCCCCGGCGGAGAAGTTTTATCGCCTCCTCTGGTTCACCGGCATCCCAAGCCAAAGTCATCCCCCCAAAGCGATAGGCACCAACAAATTTTGGGTCAAGTTGGGTTAGGATATTAAAGATATGGCCAAGCCAGGTGTAGCGCCGGTCGGTCATTAAATGGTGCCCGTAATACTGAATCGCCCTCAACCAAATCAGATCGGCGATAAGATTTTCGTATTCAATCACCACAGGTTTTAAGAATTTTCCCGATGGAAAGTAAGCCAATTCCTCCACTAATAACTCTCGTAAAGGCTTCTTCCTTTTTTGGTCAATAATCAGTTGGAGGCGGGCCACGGTGAATAACCAGGAAAGAATAATGATCAGACTGAGGAAAAGGAAGCGCCTCTTCATCTCAGAGGTCTTTTCTTTGGAAGATGAGGGTAGCGAGGAAGAGGAGTCCCGCGGTATAAATAACACCGTAGACCAGAGTAAAGATAATTACCCCTAAGGGTATGGGCACATTGTGCACCACCATCCCTTTGATATTGAAATTGGCGAGGTTGGGCAAAAGATAATAGAATAGGTTTGCCAAGAAGGTGAGGGCTGGATTTTTAACCATCGCGGCGAACGCTTTCAAATCTCTTGTTAAGTGGCCAACGAAATAGAGAAGGAAGGTGAAGATGGAGGCACCGATCGGTGTGACAAAAGTGGAGAAGAAGAGAGCTAGGGCGGTGATGATGGAAAGTTCAAAGATGAGAAAGAGGAGGGGCAAAAGGAGGGAGAAGTCCGCTGGGATTCTTGTGAAGAAGAGGACGAGGAAAAAACCGATGGCTAAAAGGAGAAGGGAGATAAAAAGGACCAAAAGTAGGCCAAAGAACTTTCCTAAGATGAATTCCCACCTCCTTATCGGCTTGGCGAGAACGATATAGATTGTCCTCTTCTCAATCTCTTTATAAATCAACCGGCCACCGACGAAGATGGCGATGAGGACACTGACGAGATTTATTGCCGAAAGGCCTAAGTCTTTAATTATCTTACTCTCTTCGCCCAAGGCGAGGGGTTGAACAATTTTGGCACTCGCCATCAGGAGAAGACCGAGGACGATAAGGATGATGAGAATCTTATCCCGAACCGATTCAATAAAGGTATTTAAGATGACGGGCTTTATTTTCATAACTAACGAACAAAGCTCATAAAATACTCTTCTAAGGTCTTGCGCCTCGGCACGACGGAAACAATCTCCCCTCCGGTATTAACGAGATATCTTATCACCTTATCCCTCTCTTCGGGTGTAGAAACGATAAACATCACTTTCCCGTCGCTTTTCAAAACCCGCGCCGAAAGAGTGGCTAATTCTTTTTCTTGCTCCGGCGAAAGGTTTTTAGCAGTGATCTCTATTGATTCAATCTCCTCAGAGAGGATCTCTGCCGTCCGTCCCACCTTTAATAACTTCCCTTTCACCAAAATTCCTACCCGGTCGCAAATCATCTCGGCATCGGAAAGGATATGGGAGGAGAAGAAGACGGTCTTTCCTTCTCTCCTTAAATTGACAATGATATCCCTAACCTCTTTTCGGCCGATTGGGTCTAAACCACCCATCGGCTCATCAAGAATCACCAGTTCCGGATCACCCAAAAGACTCTGGGCAACCCCAATTCTCTGCAACATACCCCGGGAGAATTTTCCCAACTGGGTATTTTTAGCTTCCGTCATATCAACCAATTTTAACAGTTCGTCAATCCTTTTCTCCTTAGTGTCTACAACCTCGGCACAAAAAGAAAGAAATTCGTAGGCGGTGAGATAATCATAGAAATAGGGTGATTCCGGGAGATAGCCGATTCTCTTCTTAATTTTCGTATCCGTCGGACTTTTCCCAAAAACGGTAATTTTCCCGGATGTGGGCTTGATGAGACCTAAAATTAACTTAATCGTTGTTGTCTTACCGGAACCATTCGGACCTAAAAAACCGAATATCTCCCCTGGGAAAATCTCTAAGTTTAAGGAATCCAGAGCCCGAATTTTCTTAAAACCCCCAAAACCGACTTTATAATCCCGCGTGAGGTTTTCCGCTTTAATTACCGCCATTTTTCATTATAATAAATAAAATAGAAAAGTCAATCTTGATTCTCTTTCCCTTCCTCCCTTTTAATCTCTTCCAATAACCTTAAATCTTCGGGAGAGAGGGGGGCATTTTTTAAGAGGTCGGGTCGGCGCAAGAGGGTTCTTCTTAAAGCCTCTTTGCGCCGCCATCTTTTTATCTTTTCGTGGTCTCCCGAAAGGAGGATTTTTGGTACTTCGTAGCCTTGGTAATTAGCTGGTCTTGTGTAATGGGGGGCATCCAAAATTCCGGAGACGAAGGAATCAGAAACGATAGATTCTTCATCTCCCACCACCCCGGGAAGGAGCCGGACCACTGCCTCCAAAATTACCGCGCAAGCCGCCTCACCTCCGGAAAGGATGAAGTCCCCAATTGAGATCTCGTCGTTAGTTAAATACTTAACCCTTTCATCTACCCCCTTATAGCGACCCGAGATGAAAATGAGATGTTTCTTCTGGGATAACTCTCTTGCCAGATTTTGATCAAACCTCCTGCCGGCGGGAGAAGTAAGAATAATATAGGACTCTTCCTCTTTTATTGCCGCTACGGCGCGGAAGATGGGCTCTGGTTTCATAATCATCCCACTTCCTCCACCATAAGGGTAGTCGTCAACCGTGCGATAGGAATTATCAGCGAAATCGCGGAGATTAATCAGAGAGATACTTAAGATTTTTTTCTCTTGGGCGATTCTTAATACCCCGGTTTTGAGAATCCCGGTGAAATATTCGGGGAAGATCGTAACAATATGGCAAAGCATACCGAATTTCCCGGCGGGCAGGATGGTAAATACATTAGACTATTCCAGTATTTCTAACTGGGCTCTCTTTCCTTGTTTCATTGCCGCGGCAGAAAGAATCTGCCGGATCGCTTTGGCGGTTCTACCCTCCTTACCAATTACTTTACCGTAGTCGCCTTTTTCGACCCGGAGTTCTAAGATGAGGGTTCGCTCACCGGATATTTCTTTGATATTGACCTTATCCGGGTTATCAACGAGCGATTTTGTGATATTTTCAACCAATTCCTTAAGCGGCATCATAGTTCACCTCCTGTATCTTTTTTCTTTTTAAGTAGTCGGTTTACTATCTCTGTGGTTTTTGCCCCACAGGAGAGCCAGTAGGCAACCCTTTCGGTGTCTATTTTCACCTCCTCTTTGAGTGGGTTATAGTAACCGACGGCTTCAATGTATTTACCATCCCGTGCCCGTCGGGAATCGGTAACTACTATCCGATAAAAAGGGAAGTTTTTCCTTCCCATTCGGTTCAGTCTTATCTTAACCATCTATAATGAAAGATAATAAAAATTTGGAAAATGTCAAGGGTAATTTTTAATAGACTCATGAGTATTATCTGTTAAACTTGCTAATCCCTTAGGATTAATTTTTAGGCCTCCTAAGGGTAGTGGACAGGATTTTTCCTCTAAGTGAAATCCTCTGCTTGCTCTATAAAGATCTACCTTCTATAGAAGGCATCTCTACCCGTAATTTTTAATTCTTTTATGCCTAATTGGTAGGGGTCGTAGTGATATTTATGAATTGCTACTCCCGGTGCGTAAAAGGAAAACATATAAAGGCCATAACCACCTTTTTGAAGTCGTATGGCATTTTCCAACGAAACGGAATGCACGAGAAATATCTCTCGGTTTTTGATTCTAAATATTGGTCCACTGATACCATTAGGTTCTAAATCTTCTGTTAAGTCTTCTTTTTTTGCCTCCACGAGCCAATTATTTTTATAAGTGAGCTGGGGACCTAAACCAGTGAGGATTACAACCTTATTGGGAAGATTAATCTTAGCGATTCCTTCCCTTAGATATTCCAACTCTTTACGCATTAGATAATCCTCAATTACAGTTCCCCAAACCGGTTTAAGAGTTATCCCCCATCGTTCACTCCGCTTTATTTGGAGACCCAAAAAGGCAGAGGAGAATATCAGGATGCCAACCAAAATTAATTGCCTTTTTGATAGCCAGTGGGCTATTAAAAGATAGAAAAAAGGTATTATGGGAATCAGATAGGCTGTTTCATCGGAGTGGCGAAAGAAAAGTAGAAGAAAAAGGATAAGCGTCGCTCCTTTGAAGATAAAAATCGGAGATTTACCCTTTAAGTCTTTTTTGAGAGATTGTAGAATATTTGAGCGGTTAATCAGAAATATCAAAATAATCCCAATAGTAGCAATTGGTCCAAAAAGCAGAATTAGATTGTAAATCGTCCTTTCCCAATATAATACCGGATTATGCCATAAAAGTGAAGTTGGGATATTAAACATCTCAAATCGGTATCTAATAAATATCGGTAAGTAAAATATCAACCCAATCCCAAGACTCAGGATAGAAAAAAAGAATATCTTAGATATTTTATCTCGATTTAAGACAAAGAAAAGAATCAGCGATACGAGTACAAAAGCATTGGATAGACGGAAACCAATCGCCAGCCCCAAGAATAAACTGGTTAGAATATAGTTCTTTTTGGTCGCGTAGAGATAGGAAAGAATGAGACAGGCTAAACCGGGAATATAGTCGAGGGTTGTGACGGCATTGACTAAAAGAATAGGAGTGAGAGCAAAGATGCTGACCAAAACCATATTATTTATTTCTTCCTTTACCAATTGCCAGAAGGCAAAAATTGACAATCCGAACATTACCAGAACAAATAGGTTTGAACTAATATAACCTCCCAAAGGGTAGATAATCGTTAGGATATACTCAAAAAGAGGATTGCCGGGAAGCCTTGACGGTTCGTATACCCCGGTTTCCCATAGAACTTCTGCTTGCCGTAGTCCCCCCAGGCATCCCAATCGGTGCCGCAGTTGATAAGAGCGCGGGGAACCGTCATAGTGCCTACCAACGTCAATAAAACCATAATCAAAATTAGGTTTCTTTTTGCCACTACTCACCTCCGACATCATAATTTTGTATTGTACCCATACCAGCGACCTTGTCAACGGTAACCGGCAAAGGTCACAATCTCTAAACTCCGTAAGATGGTTCAGGCTTGCTTCCTGATTTCGTTCTCAATTAGAACTCGGGTTAATTCTCTTATTAGGCTTTTCTTTAGACTTCCCTTTACTATCCCAATTAGAATTTCCTTTACTTATCCTATTATTCCTTCTCTTATTCTCAAAGTTAGCCCCTTAATTACTATTAGGATTGGACTAAGGATTAA
Protein-coding regions in this window:
- the murJ gene encoding murein biosynthesis integral membrane protein MurJ — protein: MIRKVSIFTLGTLITRITGLLRESVFAYLYGASTSTDAFQVAFRIPNLLRDLFSEAALSASFVPTFCEKLKKKEPSDEIWRFASNLFNIILIFVGGIVLLLIFFSPSVVHFLGMGYKNVPGKLELTNNLTRIMLPFLLFVSLASLVMGILLSFGKFFIPAIAPVGFNLVSVTIPLATFSLFRFWNKDPIYAMAYGVLFGAIAQLVIQIPALKSKGFKYKLYFNLKESSAKRVFSLWLPMVLGLAGYQVNFAVNTFLITFLEEKSITYLNYAYRIMHLPAGLFGVAVGTVALQEFSFVGAEELKDKIDEAIRLTSILTLPVSAILIGLSYPVVQLLYERGRFTNLDTLYTARALFLYTFSVFPAACVRTFASIFYSLKNTKTPALIAAFIVALNIFLNLNLMRILRYLSFPLATSLVSFLHTAFLYFILRRRIGPLFKEDFIPFFFKIFLLSLLLGFFSHRTFLFLQRFKFSPPFLVFLPAVFSLLLFYLLSFPLKIKEVKNFGDAVFLGKGFKKGI
- the thiE gene encoding thiamine phosphate synthase produces the protein MNYRIIDVNLNRLREGLKVCEDLLRFHYEDQKLLFSLRKIRSLLLPLMKKIEPEVIPFRLSERDLGRGREFDWTERKEISALFLANIKRAQEASRVLEEFIKISGIKLPRLEKRPDFKAIRFLLYDLEKEFIQRWGKRLILRVYAILDFGSLANFFSKIPPLSELGFLLATASDAIQFRGLKDASSWELFRQAEEIKKGIEKVKRKVLFLINDRVDLCLASGADGVHLGKEDIPLERAREILPEKIIGATVRNLKDLNFAERSGCDYVGCGSVFPSPTKPEAKVIGLERLKMIVRRSSLPVVAIGGINQKNLPQVLKTGVAGVAFVSAIFSGGRVRENLREIKKIIKGYYP
- a CDS encoding ABC transporter permease subunit, translating into MKIKPVILNTFIESVRDKILIILIVLGLLLMASAKIVQPLALGEESKIIKDLGLSAINLVSVLIAIFVGGRLIYKEIEKRTIYIVLAKPIRRWEFILGKFFGLLLVLFISLLLLAIGFFLVLFFTRIPADFSLLLPLLFLIFELSIITALALFFSTFVTPIGASIFTFLLYFVGHLTRDLKAFAAMVKNPALTFLANLFYYLLPNLANFNIKGMVVHNVPIPLGVIIFTLVYGVIYTAGLLFLATLIFQRKDL
- a CDS encoding ABC transporter ATP-binding protein, yielding MAVIKAENLTRDYKVGFGGFKKIRALDSLNLEIFPGEIFGFLGPNGSGKTTTIKLILGLIKPTSGKITVFGKSPTDTKIKKRIGYLPESPYFYDYLTAYEFLSFCAEVVDTKEKRIDELLKLVDMTEAKNTQLGKFSRGMLQRIGVAQSLLGDPELVILDEPMGGLDPIGRKEVRDIIVNLRREGKTVFFSSHILSDAEMICDRVGILVKGKLLKVGRTAEILSEEIESIEITAKNLSPEQEKELATLSARVLKSDGKVMFIVSTPEERDKVIRYLVNTGGEIVSVVPRRKTLEEYFMSFVR
- the trmD gene encoding tRNA (guanosine(37)-N1)-methyltransferase TrmD, which gives rise to MLCHIVTIFPEYFTGILKTGVLRIAQEKKILSISLINLRDFADNSYRTVDDYPYGGGSGMIMKPEPIFRAVAAIKEEESYIILTSPAGRRFDQNLARELSQKKHLIFISGRYKGVDERVKYLTNDEISIGDFILSGGEAACAVILEAVVRLLPGVVGDEESIVSDSFVSGILDAPHYTRPANYQGYEVPKILLSGDHEKIKRWRRKEALRRTLLRRPDLLKNAPLSPEDLRLLEEIKREEGKENQD
- a CDS encoding KH domain-containing protein; amino-acid sequence: MMPLKELVENITKSLVDNPDKVNIKEISGERTLILELRVEKGDYGKVIGKEGRTAKAIRQILSAAAMKQGKRAQLEILE
- the rpsP gene encoding 30S ribosomal protein S16, with translation MVKIRLNRMGRKNFPFYRIVVTDSRRARDGKYIEAVGYYNPLKEEVKIDTERVAYWLSCGAKTTEIVNRLLKKKKDTGGEL